Proteins found in one Micropterus dolomieu isolate WLL.071019.BEF.003 ecotype Adirondacks linkage group LG10, ASM2129224v1, whole genome shotgun sequence genomic segment:
- the ccn2a gene encoding CCN family member 2a: MSAGMKKMILLPFLCIMLSHMAAGQECGNQCSCPSTPPQCPPGVSLVLDGCGCCRVCAKQMGELCTERDLCDPHKGLYCDFGAPINRRIGVCTARDGATCVFGGMVYKSGETFQSSCKYQCTCLDGAVGCVPLCSMDIRLPSPDCPMPRRVKVPGKCCEEWECDSPYRHSFVGSALAAYREEETFGPDPSMMRENCLVQTTEWSACSKTCGLGISTRVTNDNRECRLEKQTRLCMVRPCESQLEQSIRKGKKCIRTPRLSKPMKFEISGCTTTKSYRPKFCGVCLDGRCCTPHRTTTLPMEFKCPDGQVMKKHMMFIKSCACHHNCPGENDIFESMYYKKMVGDMA, encoded by the exons ATGTCTGCTGGAATGAAGAAAATGATTTTGCTGCCTTTCCTGTGCATCATGCTCTCACACATG GCTGCAGGTCAGGAGTGTGGCAACCAGTGTTCGTGCCCCTCCACCCCCCCTCAGTGCCCCCCAGGAGTGAGCCTGGTGCTGGATGGCTGTGGCTGCTGCAGGGTCTGCGCCAAACAGATGGGGGAGCTCTGCACTGAGAGAGACCTGTGTGACCCACACAAAGGCCTCTACTGTGACTTCGGAGCCCCCATCAACAGACGTATAGGAGTGTGCACAG CTCGAGATGGAGCCACCTGTGTGTTCGGAGGCATGGTGTACAAGAGTGGAGAGACTTTCCAGAGCAGCTGCAAGTACCAGTGTACCTGTCTGGACGGAGCTGTGGGCTGTGTCCCCCTTTGCTCCATGGACATCCGGCTTCCCAGCCCCGACTGCCCCATGCCACGACGGGTCAAGGTGCCAGGGAAGTGCTGTGAGGAGTGGGAGTGCGATTCTCCCTACAGACACAGTTTTGTGGGTTCTGCTTTGGCCG cctacagagaggaagagacttTTGGCCCAGATCCCTCCATGATGAGGGAGAACTGCCTGGTTCAGACTACTGAATGGAGCGCATGCTCAAAGACTTGCGGCCTCGGGATCTCCACCAGGGTCACCAATGATAACCGCGAATGCCGCCTGGAGAAACAGACCCGGTTGTGTATGGTGCGACCATGCGAGTCACAGCTGGAGCAGAGCATCAGA AAAGGAAAAAAGTGCATCCGTACTCCCAGACTCTCCAAGCCCATGAAGTTTGAGATCTCTGGCTGCACCACCACCAAGTCCTACAGGCCAAAGTTCTGCGGCGTCTGCCTGGATGGCCGCTGTTGCACCCCCCACAGAACCACCACCCTGCCCATGGAGTTCAAATGCCCCGACGGACAGGTCATGAAGAAGCACATGATGTTCATCAAGTCCTGCGCCTGCCACCACAACTGCCCCGGCGAGAACGACATCTTCGAGTCCATGTACTACAAGAAGATGGTGGGAGACATGGCGTGA
- the chga gene encoding chromogranin-A — MIGRGLFILAILSNCVLSLPLTQSQLENEDVQVMKCIVEALADVLSRPHPMPVSQECLATLRTDERLVSILRHHNFLKELQEIAIQGGQERAQLQRDAATPDPLTHTPQNPGDVADRSMLEALGGPGERSILSQKRTTGNGDGEEEKDLGDGESQEDSGNVKEVQTKGENDESPGSHAAESVDEWSEGKAEKSEEDEEEEYEEKRANSVENSEESMTKDKKGAGSGEKKDAPRNKSKEKKSNEEDAEEEDKRSALFSHKKEVEQEEEKDEGETKRGNKESLKRWTKRGKALSLTKKAVGKEAQQLNSQQEVPHHSKEFTEEEEEEKKKRGMQRSLEEKELQMIARRLPEEKRGSEEEGSASQKSEEPEIESLAAIESELENVAQKLHELRRG, encoded by the exons ATGATCGGGAGAGGACTGTTCATTCTGGCAATACTGTCCAACTGCG TTCTGTCATTGCCACTGACTCAAAGTCAGCTGGAGAATGAGGACGTACAg gtgATGAAATGTATTGTGGAGGCGTTGGCAGATGTGCTATCAAGGCCCCACCCCATGCCTGTCAGTCAGGAGTGTCTGGCCACACTGAGGACAG aTGAAAGGCTTGTTTCTATCCTTCGCCATCATAACTTTCTGAAGGAGCTGCAGGAGATTGCCATTCAAG gtGGTCAAGAGAGAGCTCAGCTGCAGAGAGATGCCGCTACACCTGacccactgacacacactcCTCAGAATCCAGGTGATGTTGCTG ATCGATCCATGTTGGAGGCTTTAGGAGGCCCTGGAGAAAGATCCATCCTGTCCCAGAAGAGGACGACAGGAAATGGAGacggagaggaagaaaaggaccTGGGAGATGGAGAGTCACAAGAGGACAGTGGCAACGTTAAAGAAGTGCAAACAAAGGGGGAAAATGACGAGAGCCCAGGAAGTCACGCCGCTGAGTCTGTGGATGAGTGGAGTGAGGGAAAGGCTGAAAAGAGcgaggaagatgaagaagaagagtatgaagagaagagagcaaATTCAGTGGAGAATTCAGAGGAAAGCATGACCAAGGATAAGAAAG GAGCTGGATCTGGTGAAAAGAAAGATGCACCCAGAAACAAATCAAAAGAGAAGAAGTCCAATGAAGAGGatgcagaggaggaagacaaGAGATCTGCACTTTTCTCACATAAAAAAGAGGTGGagcaggaagaagagaaggatgAAGGGGAGACGAAGAGAGGGAATAAGGAGAGCCTAAAGCGATGGACCAAGAGGGGTAAGGCCTTGTCACTGACGAAGAAAGCAGTCGGAAAGGAGGCGCAGCAGCTCAACAGCCAGCAGGAAGTGCCACACCATTCAAAAGAGttcacagaggaagaggaggaggagaagaagaaaagaggcaTGCAGCGAAGTCTAGAGGAGAAGGAGCTGCAGATGATTGCTAGAAGGTTGCCTGAGGAAAAGAGGGGGTCGGAGGAAGAGGGGAGCGCCAGCCAGAAGTCAGAG GAGCCAGAGATTGAAAGCCTGGCAGCCATCGAGTCGGAGCTCGAAAACGTTGCCCAGAAACTCCATGAGCTGCGGcgaggctga
- the LOC123978210 gene encoding phospholipase B1, membrane-associated-like, translating into MEWLWIALATCMLTSRSVKGNNWWLEYEEGIRHYSKEALSKEFPEKARPVSFKHPVFQCPDMSPSPSVPSSVEFVKAADIKVIAALGDSLTTAIGANATTVLGIPIEFRHVSWSIGGYGSFQDAITLANIIKLFNPSLLGAAPGKTVHGMQAHISETGFNLAVTGHNTFNLPGQTRHLIDTLRGYEGLNFEKDWKLLTILMGMNDICDYCKDKALFSVDNFIHYMAVSLEMLMNEVPRMIVNVVQILPMQTLREVQKPTPGCLLQRSFCSCLIEPVAKSPELRELVEVNLEFQKRLEELLHSDRFFRDDFAVVLQPFLKHADPPRLPNGKIDMTFFTHDCFHFTIKGHEELAKGLWNNMFQPEGGKMIVSSFSDPISLICPPMEHPYIFTRPIAAKSGKPQIQSDALSQAAAFLLLSLLVGLGCLGLL; encoded by the exons ATGGAGTGGCTTTGGATCGCCCTGGCAACATGTATGCTCACGTCCCGCTCTGTCAAAG GCAACAACTGGTGGTTGGAGTATGAGGAGGGGATACGACACTACAGCAAGGAGGCCCTGAGCAAG GAGTTTCCAGAGAAGGCTCGACCGGTGAGCTTCAAACATCCTGTGTTCCAGTGCCCAGATATGAGTCCTTCTCCCTCCGTCCCCTCCTCAG TTGAATTTGTGAAGGCGGCAGATATCAAAGTCATCGCTGCCTTGGGGGATTCACTGACA ACAGCCATAGGTGCCAACGCCACCACTGTCCTCGGGATTCCTATTGAGTTTCGTCACGTGTCTTGGAG CATTGGAGGCTACGGATCATTTCAGGATGCCATTACTTTGGCAA ATATCATCAAGCTGTTCAATCCCAGCCTGCTGGGTGCTGCTCCTGGCAAGACGGTCCACGGCATGCAGGCTCATATCAGTGAAACTGGCTTCAACCTGGCTGTGACTGGACACAACACCTT CAACCTCCCCGGCCAGACGAGACATTTGATTGACACACTGAGAGGTTATGAG GGTCTAAACTTTGAGAAAGACTGGAAGCTCTTGACCATTCTCATGGGCATGAATGACATCTGTGATTACTGCAAAGATAag GCTCTATTTTCCGTGGATAACTTCATTCACTATATGGCCGTCTCCTTGGAAATGCTTATGAATGAG GTTCCTCGTATGATCGTTAATGTCGTTCAGATCCTGCCCATGCAGACTCTGAGGGAGGTGCAGAAGCCCACCCCAGGGTGCCTGCTCCAAAG GTCTTTCTGCTCATGCCTGATAGAGCCTGTAGCCAAGTCTCCTGAACTGCGGGAGCTGGTAGAAGTCAATCTGGAGTTTCAG AAAAGACTTGAGGAGCTGCTGCACAGCGACAGGTTCTTCAGGGACGACTTTGCTGTTGTTCTCCAGCCCTTCCTGAAGCACGCAGACCCTCCCCGTCTCCCG AATGGGAAGATCGATATGACCTTCTTCACTCACGACTGCTTCCACTTCACCATAAAGGGGCACGAGGAGCTGGCCAAGGGGCTGTGGAACAACATG TTTCAGCCTGAGGGAGGAAAGATGATTGTGAGCAGTTTCTCCGAccccatcagcctcatctgtcCACCTATG GAACACCCATATATCTTCACCCGGCCGATTGCAGCCAAGTCAGGCAAGCCTCAAATTCAGTCCGACGCTCTGTCGCAGGCAGCCGCCTTCCTGCTGCTCTCACTCCTTGTGGGTTTGGGATGTCTTGGACTCCTGTAG